CGGGCACCGCGCTCGAGACGGTGCTCACCGACGGCCCGCCCGTGAACTTCTGCCGCCCCGCGGTGGACGTGCTGTTCCGCTCCGCGGTGCGTGCGGTCGCGGGCGACCTGCTCGCGGTCGTGCTCACGGGCATGGGCGCGGACGGCCGCACCGGCTGCCAGGAGGTCGTCGACGCGGGCGGCACCGTGCTGGTCCAGGACGAGCCGACGAGCGTCGTGTGGGGGATGCCGGGCGCGGTCGCCACCGCGGGGCTCGCCCACCAGGTCCTGCCCGTGACCGAGGTCGCGTCCGCCGTCGAGCGGGCGCTGTTCACAGGAGGTGTCGCGGCATGAGCCTGTCTGCCGAGTCCTTCGCGTTCGTCGCCGACCTGGTCCGTCGGCGCAGCGCGATCCAGCTCACCCCGGGCAAGGAGTACCTGGTCGAGTCCAGGCTGCTCCCGCTGGCCCGCGAGGCGGGTCTTGACGTCGACGGGTACGTGGCGATGCTGCGCACCCAGCCGGCGTCGCCCGCGGTCACCGACGTGATCGAGGCCATGACCACCAACGAGACGTCGTGGTTCCGCGACGGCGCGCCCTACCAGGCGCTGCGCGGCACGGAGCTGCCCCGCATCGTGGACGCGCGCCGCGGCGTGGGACGCCTGCGCATCTGGTCCGCCGCGTGCTCCACGGGTCAGGAGCCGTACTCGCTCGCGATGTGCCTGCACGAGGACCTGCCGGCCGCCATGAGTGCGGAGATCGTCGCGACCGACCTGTCCGAGCAGGTGCTGTCCCGCGCCCGCGCGGGCCGCTACTCGCAGCTCGAGGTCAACCGCGGCATGCCCGCGCAGATGCTCGTGCAGCACCTGCGGCGCGTGGGTACGGAGTGGGAGATCGCCGAGAAC
The Cellulomonas gilvus ATCC 13127 DNA segment above includes these coding regions:
- a CDS encoding CheR family methyltransferase; the protein is MSLSAESFAFVADLVRRRSAIQLTPGKEYLVESRLLPLAREAGLDVDGYVAMLRTQPASPAVTDVIEAMTTNETSWFRDGAPYQALRGTELPRIVDARRGVGRLRIWSAACSTGQEPYSLAMCLHEDLPAAMSAEIVATDLSEQVLSRARAGRYSQLEVNRGMPAQMLVQHLRRVGTEWEIAENLRRMISFRAHNLLDTPPPGPYDIVFLRNVLIYFDPPTKRAILDRVLRVLRPDGVLFLGAAETTLGVHDGYERVTIDRTSVYRPAGASAVTPLTGAVPAQRTALPATGTDGLAARTAALGARPVVAPARPATYPVPLSGGTAR